The proteins below are encoded in one region of Metabacillus dongyingensis:
- the mraY gene encoding phospho-N-acetylmuramoyl-pentapeptide-transferase: MLEQIILFTIIMGFLISVLISPIFIPFLRRLKFGQSIRDEGPKSHQKKSGTPTMGGIMIILAVIVTTLVMSYKFAEPSVEMYLLLFVMFGYGLLGFLDDFIKVVMKRNLGLTSKQKLIGQIIIAVIFYIVFKQYGFSSEIRIPGTDFSFDLGWAYVILIIFMLVGGSNAVNLTDGLDGLLSGTAAVAFGAFAVLSWNQSQYDVAIFSVAVVGAVLGFLVFNAHPAKVFMGDTGSLALGGAIVTVAILTKLEILLVLIGGVFVIETLSVIIQVISFKTTGKRVFKMSPLHHHYELTGWSEWRVVVTFWTVGLVFAVLGIYIEVWL; this comes from the coding sequence ATGCTTGAACAAATTATTTTATTTACTATTATTATGGGTTTTTTAATCAGTGTTCTGATATCTCCCATCTTTATTCCATTTTTAAGAAGACTTAAGTTCGGACAAAGCATTCGGGATGAAGGACCGAAATCTCATCAGAAAAAATCAGGCACCCCGACGATGGGCGGAATCATGATTATTTTGGCTGTGATTGTAACAACGCTTGTCATGAGCTATAAATTTGCAGAACCAAGTGTGGAAATGTATTTGCTGCTATTCGTTATGTTCGGTTACGGCCTGCTCGGTTTTCTGGATGATTTCATCAAGGTTGTGATGAAGCGCAACCTCGGCCTTACATCAAAACAAAAATTGATTGGACAGATAATTATTGCGGTCATTTTCTATATCGTTTTTAAACAATATGGGTTTTCTTCAGAAATCCGCATTCCAGGCACTGATTTTTCATTTGATTTAGGATGGGCTTACGTCATTCTGATCATTTTCATGCTTGTCGGCGGATCAAATGCTGTTAACTTAACAGACGGCCTTGACGGCTTGCTCTCAGGTACTGCAGCCGTTGCATTTGGCGCATTTGCTGTTCTTTCCTGGAATCAATCTCAATATGATGTGGCTATTTTTTCAGTGGCAGTTGTAGGAGCGGTTCTTGGGTTTCTTGTCTTCAATGCACATCCCGCGAAAGTATTCATGGGTGACACAGGATCACTGGCACTCGGGGGAGCTATTGTCACAGTTGCTATTTTAACAAAGCTTGAAATTCTTCTTGTTTTAATCGGAGGAGTTTTCGTCATCGAAACCTTATCCGTTATTATTCAGGTCATCTCTTTTAAAACAACCGGAAAACGGGTATTTAAGATGAGCCCTCTTCATCACCACTATGAGTTAACCGGCTGGTCAGAATGGAGAGTTGTCGTGACATTCTGGACAGTGGGTCTTGTTTTCGCCGTTTTGGGAATCTATATTGAGGTGTGGTTATAA
- the murD gene encoding UDP-N-acetylmuramoyl-L-alanine--D-glutamate ligase, protein MKSIQDFTHKHVLVLGLAKSGLAAAKLLHKLGAKVTVNDMKPFEENESAQELQAAGLQVICGSHPEELLNHAEYIVKNPGIPYTNPLLAEALERNIPIVTEVELAYLISEADMIGITGSNGKTTTTTLIHEMLLADQKKSLIAGNIGTVACEVAEHASKENVIVTELSSFQLMGTIKFRPKIALLLNLFDAHLDYHGTREEYALAKAKIYENQEADDFSVVNYDDMGVRRAAEKSKGQIVYFSVSEKLEKGAYISNGSLWYNDEQIIEIKDVVLPGKHNLENILAAICAVKLYGASTGAIQKVLTSFKGVKHRLQFISTIDGVKYYNDSKATNILATSKALQAFDAPTILLAGGLDRGNEFDELIPFLGNVKVFITFGQTAPKLERIAGDAGIEVIKRVDNVEQAAIAAFDLSQDGDIVLLSPACASWDQYKTFEQRGDMFENAVHKLK, encoded by the coding sequence ATGAAAAGTATTCAAGATTTTACTCATAAACATGTACTGGTTTTGGGGCTTGCAAAAAGCGGATTAGCTGCTGCAAAGCTCTTACATAAACTCGGAGCCAAAGTTACAGTCAATGATATGAAGCCTTTTGAAGAAAATGAGTCTGCTCAGGAACTTCAGGCTGCAGGTCTTCAGGTTATTTGCGGCAGTCATCCGGAAGAACTCCTAAATCATGCAGAATATATTGTGAAAAACCCTGGTATCCCCTATACAAATCCATTGCTTGCTGAAGCTTTGGAGCGGAATATCCCGATTGTTACAGAAGTGGAACTTGCATATTTAATCTCAGAAGCAGATATGATTGGGATTACGGGATCAAACGGAAAAACAACTACGACTACACTTATACACGAAATGCTTCTTGCTGATCAGAAGAAGTCTTTGATCGCTGGAAACATTGGCACCGTAGCATGTGAGGTAGCAGAACATGCTTCAAAAGAGAATGTCATTGTGACTGAGCTGTCTTCTTTTCAGCTTATGGGAACAATCAAATTCAGACCTAAAATTGCGCTGCTGCTGAATCTATTTGATGCCCATCTTGATTATCATGGAACTAGAGAAGAATACGCTCTTGCAAAAGCAAAAATCTATGAAAATCAGGAGGCAGATGATTTTTCTGTCGTGAACTATGATGACATGGGTGTGCGCCGGGCAGCAGAAAAATCCAAAGGTCAAATCGTTTATTTTTCAGTTTCAGAGAAGCTTGAAAAAGGCGCATATATAAGTAACGGTTCGCTCTGGTATAACGATGAGCAGATTATTGAAATAAAAGATGTTGTTTTGCCGGGCAAGCATAATCTTGAGAATATTCTTGCTGCGATCTGTGCTGTAAAACTATACGGAGCATCAACAGGCGCCATTCAAAAAGTTCTGACTTCTTTTAAAGGCGTTAAACACCGGCTGCAGTTTATCAGCACGATTGATGGAGTAAAATATTACAACGATTCAAAAGCTACTAATATATTAGCAACATCCAAAGCACTGCAGGCCTTTGATGCACCAACAATTTTGCTTGCAGGAGGTTTGGATCGCGGAAACGAATTTGACGAACTGATTCCATTTCTGGGCAATGTGAAGGTGTTCATTACATTTGGACAGACTGCACCAAAGCTTGAGAGAATAGCAGGTGATGCTGGAATAGAAGTGATAAAACGTGTCGATAATGTTGAACAAGCGGCTATTGCGGCGTTTGACTTATCTCAAGATGGTGACATTGTTCTCTTATCCCCTGCGTGTGCTAGCTGGGATCAATATAAAACATTTGAGCAAAGAGGAGACATGTTTGAGAACGCCGTGCATAAGCTAAAGTAA
- the spoVE gene encoding stage V sporulation protein E, which yields MTAKRSAPDFILVIITLLLLTIGLIMVYSASAVWATYKFEDSFFFAKRQLLFAGVGVIAMFFLMNVDYWTWRTWAKMLIIICFVLLLAVLVPGIGMERNGSRSWIGVGAFSIQPSEFMKLAMIAFLAKFLSENQKKITSFKKGLFPSLGFVFTAFALIMLQPDLGTGTVMVGTCIVMIFVAGARISHFGFLGLLGAAGFVGLVLSAPYRIKRITSFLNPWEDPLGSGFQIIQSLYAIGPGGLFGLGLGQSRQKFFYLPEPQTDFIFAILAEELGFIGGSLIILLFGLLLWRGVRIALGAPDLYGSFLAIGIITMVAIQVMINIGVVTGLMPVTGITLPFLSYGGSSLTLMLMAVGVLLNISRYARY from the coding sequence TTGACGGCAAAAAGATCTGCACCAGACTTCATTCTAGTCATCATTACCTTGCTGCTGCTGACGATTGGACTGATCATGGTTTACAGTGCAAGCGCAGTTTGGGCAACTTATAAATTTGAAGATTCATTTTTCTTTGCAAAGAGGCAGCTGCTTTTTGCAGGTGTAGGTGTAATCGCCATGTTTTTTTTAATGAACGTTGATTATTGGACATGGAGAACCTGGGCGAAAATGCTGATAATAATTTGCTTTGTTCTTCTTCTGGCCGTTTTAGTTCCCGGCATAGGGATGGAGCGAAATGGTTCCCGCAGCTGGATAGGAGTCGGCGCATTTTCCATTCAGCCCTCCGAATTCATGAAGCTTGCCATGATTGCGTTTTTGGCTAAATTTCTGTCAGAAAATCAAAAGAAAATAACATCATTTAAAAAAGGTCTTTTTCCATCGCTTGGCTTTGTTTTTACTGCGTTTGCATTAATTATGCTTCAGCCTGACCTTGGAACAGGAACCGTTATGGTCGGGACTTGTATTGTGATGATTTTTGTTGCAGGGGCGAGGATCAGCCATTTTGGTTTCCTTGGTCTGCTGGGTGCTGCTGGATTTGTAGGGCTCGTTTTATCAGCACCGTATCGGATTAAGCGAATCACATCGTTTTTAAATCCTTGGGAAGATCCGCTCGGAAGCGGATTTCAGATCATTCAATCTCTCTATGCAATTGGACCTGGTGGCTTATTTGGTCTTGGCCTCGGGCAGAGCAGACAAAAATTCTTTTACTTGCCTGAACCGCAAACAGACTTTATCTTTGCTATCCTGGCAGAAGAGCTTGGCTTCATCGGCGGCTCGCTGATCATTTTGCTGTTTGGTCTGTTATTATGGAGGGGTGTAAGAATAGCCCTCGGTGCCCCGGATTTATACGGTTCATTTCTGGCCATCGGCATTATCACAATGGTTGCGATTCAAGTCATGATCAATATTGGAGTAGTAACTGGGCTAATGCCGGTTACGGGTATTACGCTGCCATTTCTCAGCTACGGCGGATCTTCATTGACGCTGATGCTGATGGCGGTTGGTGTTCTATTGAATATTAGCAGATATGCCAGGTACTGA
- the murG gene encoding undecaprenyldiphospho-muramoylpentapeptide beta-N-acetylglucosaminyltransferase, with translation MKIMVSGGGTGGHIYPALALINEIKKNDPNAEFLYVGTDNGLESKIVPKAGIPFRAIKISGFKRKISLDNAKTIMRFFKGVSDSRKFIKEFKPDVVIGTGGYVCGPVVYAAAKLKVPAIIHEQNSLPGVTNKFLARYVDKVAICFEEARSYFPAEKTVLTGNPRASEVATDDVSHYKDPALMTDKKTVLIMGGSRGAKPINDAVIGMLDDMKNKDYQVIYVTGEIHYENVMEQVLNLPKNVVIKPFIHNMPEVLKGIDLIVARSGATTLAEITALGLPSILIPSPYVTANHQEKNARALSDHDAAALILEKDLSSAVLVKEMDTILLDGANLQKMSAASKQLGIPDAAMKLYKEIQDLAAQ, from the coding sequence TTGAAAATTATGGTAAGCGGCGGAGGGACAGGCGGACACATTTATCCTGCCCTCGCCTTAATAAATGAAATTAAAAAAAATGACCCAAATGCGGAATTTTTGTATGTCGGCACAGATAATGGCCTTGAGTCCAAAATAGTTCCAAAAGCAGGAATTCCATTTCGTGCAATTAAGATTTCCGGCTTTAAAAGGAAGATCTCATTGGACAATGCAAAGACAATCATGCGCTTCTTCAAAGGGGTCAGCGACAGCAGAAAATTCATAAAAGAATTTAAACCGGACGTCGTAATTGGTACTGGCGGCTATGTTTGCGGACCCGTTGTCTATGCAGCTGCTAAGCTGAAGGTGCCGGCGATTATTCATGAACAAAACAGTCTTCCTGGAGTGACCAACAAATTTTTAGCGCGCTATGTAGACAAAGTAGCCATTTGTTTTGAAGAGGCAAGAAGCTATTTCCCTGCTGAAAAAACAGTACTGACAGGTAACCCTAGAGCGTCTGAAGTGGCAACAGATGACGTCAGTCACTATAAGGACCCTGCACTTATGACTGACAAAAAAACAGTTCTGATTATGGGAGGAAGCAGAGGGGCAAAACCCATCAATGATGCAGTGATCGGTATGCTTGATGATATGAAAAATAAAGATTATCAGGTTATCTATGTAACTGGTGAAATTCATTATGAAAACGTTATGGAGCAAGTTCTGAATCTGCCGAAAAATGTTGTGATCAAACCTTTCATTCATAACATGCCTGAAGTCTTAAAAGGAATAGATTTAATTGTGGCACGATCAGGTGCAACTACTTTGGCGGAAATAACGGCACTTGGGCTTCCAAGTATCCTGATACCAAGTCCATATGTAACAGCGAATCACCAGGAAAAAAATGCAAGAGCCTTAAGTGATCATGATGCAGCGGCATTAATTCTTGAAAAAGACCTCTCCAGTGCTGTATTAGTAAAAGAGATGGATACTATCTTGCTTGATGGGGCGAATCTTCAAAAAATGTCAGCTGCTTCTAAGCAGTTGGGCATTCCTGATGCTGCAATGAAGTTATATAAAGAAATACAGGATTTAGCTGCTCAATAA
- the murB gene encoding UDP-N-acetylmuramate dehydrogenase: MEKILMKLQEAEVGKVVQNEPLAKHTTIKIGGPAEIFVEPSSIENLKKTMDTVTENGVPWRAIGRGSNLLVGDSGIKGVVIKLGKGLDHLDVDGDTITAGGGYSLIKLTTVISKQGLSGLQFAGGIPGSVGGAVYMNAGAHGSDMSKILVKAHILFEDGTMEWLTAEELEFSYRTSLLQKKRPGICLEAVLKLEKGNREEIVAELQKNKDYRRETQPWDHPNCGSVFRNPLPHYAGQLIQESGLKGYQIGGAKISELHGNFIVNTGNATAKDVLDLIDFVKKTIYEKHGVKMETEVEIVGVNE, from the coding sequence ATGGAAAAGATACTTATGAAATTACAAGAAGCAGAAGTTGGGAAAGTTGTTCAAAATGAACCTCTGGCAAAACATACAACGATTAAAATCGGGGGACCTGCGGAAATTTTTGTTGAGCCGAGTTCGATTGAAAATCTGAAAAAAACGATGGATACCGTAACAGAAAACGGTGTTCCATGGAGAGCGATCGGCAGGGGATCTAATCTGCTTGTCGGGGATTCAGGCATTAAGGGTGTCGTGATTAAACTAGGAAAAGGACTGGATCATCTTGACGTGGATGGAGATACCATTACTGCAGGCGGAGGCTACTCTCTTATTAAATTAACGACTGTCATCAGCAAACAGGGACTCTCCGGCCTTCAGTTCGCAGGGGGCATTCCTGGATCTGTAGGAGGAGCTGTATACATGAACGCGGGTGCTCACGGTTCTGATATGTCCAAAATTCTTGTAAAGGCTCATATACTGTTTGAGGATGGAACGATGGAATGGCTGACAGCAGAAGAATTGGAATTTTCATACCGGACTTCTCTGCTTCAGAAGAAACGCCCGGGCATTTGCCTAGAAGCGGTTTTGAAGCTTGAGAAAGGCAACCGCGAAGAAATTGTGGCAGAACTTCAGAAAAATAAAGATTACCGCAGAGAAACTCAGCCTTGGGATCATCCAAACTGCGGCAGCGTTTTTAGGAATCCCCTTCCGCATTATGCCGGCCAGCTGATCCAGGAGTCAGGCCTGAAGGGCTATCAGATCGGCGGAGCGAAAATTTCCGAACTTCATGGAAATTTCATTGTGAATACAGGGAATGCCACGGCAAAAGATGTCCTTGATTTAATTGATTTTGTTAAAAAAACAATTTATGAAAAACATGGTGTCAAAATGGAAACAGAAGTTGAAATTGTCGGTGTAAATGAGTAG
- a CDS encoding cell division protein FtsQ/DivIB: MEKGKVVSLEDRVPKLKEHRKQKSNRRLILFLSVFFILILLVIYFQSPLSKVSSIDVAGNKTVSDEEIINISGITAKSGFWSIDEKEVNDALSDFEQIQNVKLDKQLPNKVTIVVEEYHKVAYIVKGDQYSPILENGKTLDPLEGTFPDDAPLLINWSKAEEIEEMAMELMSLPDSVTNAISEIYHTPEKTDPWHITLYMNDGYEVQASVRSFSKKMIDYPAIVSQLAPNSKGIIHMEVGTYFESFDKKDEAALEAADDGASLEAEPEGTEQNENEDER, from the coding sequence TTGGAAAAAGGAAAAGTCGTTTCGCTTGAAGATCGTGTTCCAAAGCTCAAGGAGCATCGGAAACAAAAATCAAACCGCAGGTTAATTTTATTTTTATCCGTCTTTTTCATCCTCATTTTATTGGTGATCTACTTTCAATCTCCGCTTAGCAAAGTATCTTCCATAGATGTTGCCGGAAATAAGACAGTATCTGATGAAGAAATAATAAATATAAGTGGAATTACAGCAAAATCCGGCTTTTGGAGCATTGATGAAAAAGAAGTGAATGATGCCCTGTCAGATTTTGAACAGATTCAGAATGTTAAATTGGACAAGCAATTGCCTAATAAAGTAACGATTGTGGTAGAAGAATATCATAAAGTGGCCTATATCGTAAAAGGAGATCAATACTCTCCCATACTTGAAAACGGCAAAACACTTGATCCTTTGGAAGGGACTTTTCCAGATGATGCGCCGCTTCTGATTAATTGGAGCAAGGCTGAAGAGATTGAAGAAATGGCCATGGAACTCATGAGTCTTCCTGACAGTGTAACGAATGCGATTTCTGAAATCTACCATACACCTGAAAAAACAGACCCATGGCATATTACGCTATACATGAATGACGGATATGAAGTGCAGGCCTCAGTCCGAAGCTTTTCAAAAAAAATGATTGATTATCCGGCCATTGTCAGCCAGCTTGCGCCAAATTCCAAAGGCATTATTCATATGGAAGTCGGAACCTATTTTGAATCATTCGATAAGAAGGATGAAGCTGCCCTAGAAGCAGCGGATGACGGTGCCTCATTAGAAGCAGAGCCGGAGGGGACAGAACAAAATGAAAATGAAGATGAGAGGTAG
- a CDS encoding DUF881 domain-containing protein, whose translation MRGRLVVLSLIMLVLGFLVSFSYQLTKEQRPNNGISSEQWSKEYETRQLLIKQEERNTELQKELFKSQEKVREIEENLKNEKQIYFNLVEDVEKYRMYVGELGVAGEGIEVTLEDSSYIPEGENVNNYIVHEGHIFKVINELLISGASAIAINGQRLSHDSYIYCNGPVVTVDGNQFPAPFVISAIGEPAVLDQALNIAGGIVEQIAYDNIVITLEKKSEIKMNPLLQEKKS comes from the coding sequence ATGAGAGGTAGACTTGTTGTTCTCTCTTTAATCATGCTTGTTCTCGGTTTTTTAGTTTCGTTTTCTTATCAGCTCACAAAAGAACAGCGTCCGAATAATGGAATTTCTTCTGAACAATGGAGCAAAGAGTATGAAACAAGACAGCTGCTGATCAAGCAGGAGGAAAGAAATACAGAGCTTCAAAAGGAACTATTTAAAAGCCAGGAAAAAGTAAGAGAAATTGAAGAAAATCTGAAGAATGAAAAGCAGATTTACTTTAATCTTGTGGAAGATGTAGAAAAGTACAGAATGTATGTAGGCGAACTGGGTGTAGCAGGGGAGGGGATCGAAGTTACTTTAGAGGATTCCTCCTACATTCCAGAAGGGGAAAATGTAAATAATTATATTGTTCATGAAGGCCATATTTTTAAAGTGATCAATGAATTGCTGATTTCGGGCGCAAGTGCCATCGCCATTAATGGACAAAGATTATCACATGATTCGTATATATATTGTAATGGTCCTGTCGTTACTGTGGATGGAAATCAATTTCCAGCTCCCTTTGTCATTTCTGCGATCGGCGAACCTGCTGTTCTGGATCAGGCTTTAAATATCGCCGGCGGTATTGTCGAGCAGATTGCTTACGATAATATCGTGATAACCCTTGAGAAAAAAAGCGAAATAAAGATGAATCCATTATTGCAAGAAAAGAAATCTTGA
- a CDS encoding DUF881 domain-containing protein, with protein sequence MKKNLKGVSFSLLTMIFGLMLAVQFQSIQEPAVRDTRDMWQLREALKQEQETQSNLLLEIRKYEELIDTYENDENQSAEKTLKETLEELKNEAGLTEVTGAGVVITIEPLFDEAVSQSEVENIAPDLLKRLLNELNSYGAEHVAIADRRVVNTTVIRDINGQTKMDGYSLNSYPIEIKVISEDAEKLFSRLNGSTTMDTFAIDNLRLRISEPKDRIVIPPYDDAIRIKNMKPVEEGEKS encoded by the coding sequence TTGAAGAAAAATCTTAAGGGTGTCAGCTTTTCATTACTGACTATGATATTTGGTTTAATGCTTGCCGTTCAATTTCAGTCGATTCAGGAACCGGCGGTAAGAGACACACGTGACATGTGGCAATTGAGGGAGGCACTCAAGCAGGAACAAGAGACTCAATCAAACCTCCTGCTTGAGATCCGCAAATACGAAGAGCTGATTGATACATACGAAAATGATGAAAATCAAAGTGCAGAAAAAACGCTGAAAGAGACTCTTGAAGAACTTAAAAATGAAGCGGGATTAACGGAAGTAACAGGAGCGGGTGTAGTCATTACAATTGAACCCCTGTTTGACGAAGCAGTTTCTCAGTCAGAGGTTGAAAACATTGCACCTGATTTGCTGAAACGATTGTTGAATGAGCTGAATTCTTATGGTGCTGAGCATGTCGCTATCGCAGACAGAAGAGTTGTGAATACAACCGTCATCCGTGATATTAATGGTCAAACAAAAATGGACGGGTACAGTCTGAATTCATATCCAATTGAAATTAAAGTCATTTCAGAAGACGCTGAAAAGCTCTTCAGCAGACTAAACGGGTCTACGACAATGGACACCTTTGCAATTGACAATTTGCGGCTCAGGATTTCAGAGCCTAAGGATCGGATTGTCATACCCCCATATGATGACGCGATCCGGATAAAAAACATGAAACCGGTTGAGGAAGGAGAGAAATCATAA
- a CDS encoding small basic family protein, whose product MWLPILGLILGITLGLLTDFRIPSEYSNYLSIAILAALDTLLGGIRAHLQNLYDEMVFVSGFFFNIILAASLAFLGVHLGVDLYLVAIFAFGVRLFQNIAVIRRILISNWTQSRQKLKKS is encoded by the coding sequence ATGTGGCTTCCCATTTTAGGATTAATATTAGGAATAACATTGGGACTGCTCACTGATTTCCGAATTCCCAGTGAATATTCGAATTATCTGTCCATTGCCATACTTGCTGCACTGGATACTCTGCTTGGAGGTATTCGCGCTCATCTGCAAAATTTGTACGATGAAATGGTTTTTGTATCCGGATTTTTCTTTAACATCATATTGGCTGCAAGTTTAGCTTTTCTAGGTGTTCATCTTGGTGTAGACTTGTATTTGGTAGCAATATTTGCATTTGGAGTCAGACTGTTCCAAAATATTGCTGTAATAAGACGAATTTTAATTTCCAATTGGACTCAATCGCGCCAAAAACTAAAAAAAAGTTGA
- the ftsA gene encoding cell division protein FtsA → MNNNEIFVSLDIGTSSVKVIIGEMADDNLNIIGVGNVKSEGLRKGSIVDIDETVHSIKKAVEQAERMVGIPLKRVVVGVTGNHVQLQDCHGVVAVSSDNREIANEDIRRVIEAAQVMSIPPEREIIDVIPQQFIVDGLDEISDPRGMIGVRLEMEGTIITGSRTILHNLLRCVEKAGLEITDICLQPLASGAVALSKDEKNLGVALVDIGGGSTTIAVFDQGHLQTTSVLPIGGENITKDLSIGLRTTTDEAERIKVKHGHAFYDYASEEEVFEAAIIGTDQKQQFNQLEISDIIEARLEEMFELVLHEIKRLGVRDLPGGFVLTGGTVSMPGVLEISQAVLQNNVRIASPDYIGVREPQYMTGVGLIQFAYKNAKIQGRSISSNVVPDKLEKTSQREPQQQHQQQRSKPKEKEEKKESKVKKFFGYFFE, encoded by the coding sequence ATGAACAACAATGAAATCTTTGTAAGTCTAGACATCGGTACATCCAGTGTTAAGGTTATCATCGGTGAAATGGCAGATGATAATTTAAACATTATAGGTGTAGGGAATGTGAAATCTGAAGGATTAAGAAAAGGGTCGATCGTTGATATTGACGAGACCGTTCATTCTATTAAAAAAGCGGTGGAGCAGGCAGAAAGAATGGTTGGCATACCGCTTAAAAGAGTCGTAGTAGGGGTGACTGGCAATCACGTTCAGTTGCAGGATTGTCACGGGGTTGTTGCAGTTTCAAGTGACAATCGTGAAATTGCTAATGAAGACATAAGAAGAGTGATTGAAGCAGCTCAAGTAATGTCTATACCTCCTGAACGAGAAATAATAGATGTTATTCCTCAGCAATTCATAGTCGATGGTCTTGATGAAATCAGCGATCCGCGCGGAATGATTGGTGTCCGTCTTGAGATGGAAGGCACCATTATTACAGGATCTAGAACGATTTTACATAATCTGCTTCGCTGTGTTGAAAAAGCAGGTCTTGAAATAACGGATATTTGCCTGCAGCCGCTTGCATCAGGAGCTGTTGCATTATCAAAAGATGAAAAAAATCTCGGTGTAGCATTGGTTGATATTGGAGGGGGATCGACGACGATTGCTGTCTTTGATCAAGGTCACCTGCAAACGACGAGCGTCCTTCCAATTGGCGGCGAGAACATAACGAAAGATCTTTCAATCGGACTTCGCACAACCACTGACGAGGCTGAGCGCATTAAAGTGAAACATGGACATGCTTTTTATGATTATGCTTCTGAAGAAGAAGTGTTTGAGGCTGCGATTATTGGCACAGACCAAAAACAGCAATTCAATCAGCTTGAAATATCTGATATTATAGAAGCTAGACTAGAAGAAATGTTTGAACTCGTTTTACACGAGATTAAGAGACTGGGTGTAAGAGACTTGCCTGGCGGATTTGTTCTGACTGGTGGAACAGTCAGCATGCCAGGAGTTCTTGAGATTTCCCAGGCTGTTCTGCAAAATAACGTTCGCATTGCAAGCCCAGATTATATTGGTGTAAGAGAACCTCAATATATGACAGGCGTAGGCTTGATCCAATTTGCTTATAAAAATGCGAAGATTCAAGGCAGAAGCATCAGTTCGAATGTTGTTCCTGATAAGCTTGAGAAAACGTCTCAAAGAGAACCTCAGCAGCAGCATCAGCAGCAGCGTTCAAAACCAAAAGAAAAAGAAGAGAAAAAAGAAAGCAAAGTAAAAAAATTCTTTGGTTACTTCTTTGAATAA
- the ftsZ gene encoding cell division protein FtsZ encodes MLEFESNIDGMATIKVIGVGGGGNNAVNRMIEHGVQGVDFIAVNTDAQALNLSKAETRMQIGSKLTRGLGAGANPEVGKKAAEESKEQIEEALRGADMVFVTAGMGGGTGTGAAPVIAQIAKDLGALTVGVVTRPFTFEGRKRAMQAAGGISSMKESVDTLIVIPNDRLLEIVDKNTPMLEAFREADNVLRQGVQGISDLIAVPGLINLDFADVKTIMSNKGSSLMGIGVATGESRAAEAAKKAISSPLLETSIDGAQGVLMNITGGSNLSLYEVQEAADIVATASDQDVNMIFGSVINENLKDEIVVTVIATGFNEVEINHSKPASRPFGNNTSPKPMPKPRDVREMKREREEPAQEMTNRSMQQGEDTLDIPTFLRNRNKRR; translated from the coding sequence ATGTTGGAGTTTGAAAGCAATATTGATGGAATGGCAACAATTAAAGTTATTGGGGTTGGCGGCGGAGGAAACAATGCTGTTAACCGTATGATAGAACACGGTGTTCAAGGAGTAGATTTTATTGCCGTGAACACGGATGCACAAGCACTGAACCTATCTAAAGCAGAAACAAGAATGCAGATTGGTTCTAAGCTGACAAGAGGTCTTGGCGCCGGTGCAAATCCTGAAGTTGGAAAAAAGGCGGCCGAAGAAAGCAAGGAGCAGATTGAAGAAGCTTTAAGAGGCGCAGATATGGTCTTCGTTACAGCTGGAATGGGCGGAGGAACAGGAACTGGAGCAGCTCCAGTTATTGCCCAGATCGCTAAAGACTTAGGCGCTTTAACTGTAGGTGTTGTCACTCGTCCGTTTACGTTTGAAGGACGCAAGCGTGCAATGCAGGCAGCAGGCGGAATTTCTTCTATGAAAGAATCAGTTGACACATTAATCGTGATTCCTAATGACCGTCTACTTGAAATCGTAGATAAAAATACTCCTATGCTTGAAGCTTTCCGTGAAGCGGACAACGTTTTACGCCAGGGTGTACAAGGTATTTCTGACTTGATCGCTGTACCTGGACTTATTAACCTTGACTTTGCGGATGTTAAAACAATCATGTCCAATAAAGGTTCTTCATTAATGGGTATTGGTGTTGCAACTGGAGAAAGCAGAGCTGCAGAAGCTGCTAAGAAAGCAATCTCAAGTCCGCTGCTTGAAACATCAATTGATGGTGCTCAAGGTGTCCTAATGAACATTACAGGCGGATCTAACTTAAGCTTGTACGAAGTTCAGGAAGCTGCTGATATTGTAGCAACTGCATCTGATCAAGATGTTAACATGATTTTCGGATCTGTTATCAATGAAAACTTAAAAGATGAAATTGTCGTGACGGTTATTGCGACTGGTTTCAATGAAGTTGAAATCAACCACAGCAAACCCGCTTCAAGACCTTTTGGGAATAATACATCGCCAAAACCTATGCCAAAGCCTCGCGACGTAAGAGAAATGAAGCGTGAGCGCGAAGAGCCTGCACAAGAAATGACAAACCGTTCAATGCAGCAAGGTGAAGATACACTCGATATTCCAACATTTTTAAGAAATCGTAATAAACGCAGATAA